The following coding sequences lie in one Arachis ipaensis cultivar K30076 chromosome B05, Araip1.1, whole genome shotgun sequence genomic window:
- the LOC107642712 gene encoding UPF0553 protein, with translation MENAIPLLLRQLPLPHAPTTITIKTRETSNQGSREEPHQYQTSPHCASSHLRFQLSMEDVRATTAWVATHSSHVLVDSAGIEKVVNTIDDIPKVDWDFEGIHYFDNGPLTVQYLFVLDALNFCFWPDKDLNYDDLASGLKAALQNDKSAFDADRLKKYTGPQLRELLKWPRPLPLEDERVRLLHEVGIELERSFDGKACNLVDRCGKSALNLVALVARHFPGFRDHSVYKGRQVFLYKRAQIFAADLWGAFRGQGYGEFKDISSLTIMADYIVPAVLRQLGVLKYSPALASTIDSNGEIGPGTEEEVELRACSVHAVEKMRELISKKLGRQVLSVELDLWLWASGVQCATLQHHRTLSIYY, from the exons ATGGAAAATGCCATCCCCCTACTACTAAGGCAGCTGCCCCTACCACACGCACCCACCACCATCACCATCAAAACCCGCGAAACTTCGAACCAG GGTTCACGTGAAGAGCCTCACCAATATCAAACCTCGCCGCATTGTGCTTCTTCTCATCTTCGGTTTCAACTCTCCATGGAAGACGTTAGGGCAACCACTGCCTGGGTCGCCACCCACTCCTCCCACGTTCTCGTCGACTCTGCAG GGATTGAGAAAGTGGTGAACACCATTGATGACATTCCCAAGGTTGACTGGGATTTCGAAGGGATTCATTATTTTGACAACGGCCCACTCACCGTCCAGTACTTGTTTGTTTTGGACGCTCTCAATTTCTGCTTCTGGCCCG ATAAGGATTTGAACTATGATGATTTGGCATCTGGGCTAAAGGCAGCTCTTCAAAATGATAAATCTGCATTTGATGCTGACCGCCTGAAGAAGTACACTG GTCCACAGCTACGTGAGCTTTTGAAGTGGCCTAGACCTCTTCCTTTGGAAGATGAACGTGTTCGGTTACTTCATGag GTTGGAATTGAATTGGAAAGAAGTTTTGATGGAAAAGCATGTAATCTTGTGGACAGATGCGGAAAATCAGCTTTGAATCTTGTTGCTCTTGTTGCGCGCCATTTTCCTG GCTTTAGAGACCATTCAGTATACAAAGGCCGCCAGGTATTCTTGTATAAAAGAGCTCAGATATTTGCGGCAGATTTATGGGGTGCATTTAGGGGTCAAGGGTATGGTGAATTCAAAGACATCAGCTCTCTAACTATAATGGCAGACTATATCGTCCCGGCGGTGCTTCGGCAACTTGGTGTTCTAAAATATAGCCCAGCACTTGCCAGTACCATTGATTCTAATGGAGAAATAGGTCCGGGGACTGAGGAGGAAGTTGAACTCCGGGCTTGCTCTGTACATGCTGTGGAGAAAATGAGGGAGCTGATAAGTAAAAAGTTAGGAAGACAG GTTCTCAGTGTGGAGCTGGACCTTTGGCTCTGGGCCTCTGGTGTTCAGTGCGCAACCCTGCAGCACCACCGAACACTCTCAATATATTATTGA
- the LOC107640039 gene encoding uncharacterized protein LOC107640039: MEKYFKRTSSLEVGSQNNSSISSNKRRFLEFEVESLIAGPGQRPKISSYHPNDRDKVRCAYLQKDFFLRQGLVFRGNDETDDSVNQENFLELLNFLAQHSEEIDRAFKNACENLKLRASSFQKDIVRAVASEMTKVIINDLGDELFFVLIDEDRDISIKEQMSVCLSIGVIIRTYNLSLPRIHGQGYDGAACLNPRHLFFAFDNEKLIQLAQFYPLEFSSTQLLTLDSQLENFILDVRSDDQFSNLKGIGALSEKLVETRKNIVYPLVFLLSKLALVLPVATSNCIS, encoded by the exons ATGGAGAAATATTTTAAAAGAACGTCATCGTTGGAGGTTGGATCCCAAAACAATTCATCGATCTCTTCTAACAAAAGGAGGTTTTTAGAATTCGAAGTAGAGAGTCTTATAGCAGGTCCAGGACAACGACCAAAGATTTCAAGTTATCATCCGAATGACAGAGACAAAGTTAGGTGTGCATATTTGCAAAAAG atttttttttgcgACAAGGATTGGTCTTTCGTGGTAACGATGAGACAGATGATTCTGTTAATCAAGAAAATTTTTTGGAACTTCTAAACTTTCTTGCACAACATAGTGAAGAGATTGATCGTGCTTTCAAAAATGCTTGTGAAAATCTTAAACTAAGAGCATCCTCATTTCAAAAAGATATTGTAAGAGCTGTAGCAAGTGAAATGACAAAAGTTATTATTAATGATCTTGGGGACGAGTTGTTTTTTGTTTTGATTGATGAAGACCGCGACATTTCTATTAAGGAGCAAATGTCAGTTTGTTTAAG CATTGGAGTCATTATTAGAACATATAATTTAAGTTTACCAAGAATACATGGACAAGGATATGATGGTGCAG CTTGTTTGAATCCAAGACACTTATTTTTTGCGTTTGATAATGAGAAGTTGATCCAATTAGCTCAATTCTATCCATTAGAATTTTCTTCCACTCAACTTTTAACACTTGATAGTCAACTTGAGAACTTCATATTAGATGTGCGTTCTGATGATCAATTCTCAAACTTAAAGGGGATTGGTGCTCTTTCTGAGAAATTGGTTGAGActcgaaaaaatattgtttatccaTTAGTGTTTCTTCTTTCGAAGTTAGCTTTAGTTTTGCCCGTAGCAACTAGCAACTGCATCAGTTGA